Proteins co-encoded in one Alphaproteobacteria bacterium PA2 genomic window:
- a CDS encoding UDP-glucose 6-dehydrogenase, producing the protein MQVAMIGTGYVGLVSGACFADFGHTVTCIDKDARKIERLQSGGIPIFEPGLENLVAQNVRAGRLHFTTEAADAVKNAEAVFIAVGTPSRRGDGHADLSYVYAVAEEVADLIDGFTVIVTKSTVPVGTGDEIEKIIRTRRPDAQFAVVSNPEFLREGAAIEDFKRPDRVVVGLDDERARSVMTELYRPLYLNETPIVFTSRRTSELIKYAANAFLALKITFINEMADLCEAVGADVQQVAKGIGLDKRIGGKFLNAGPGYGGSCFPKDTLALVRTARDAGSPTRLIETTVEINDARKKAMATKVSGAADGDLSGKVVGVLGLTFKPNTDDMRDAPALDIIPALQAAGASIQAYDPEGMDEARHMLPAVTFKDDAYAAADGADVLVIITEWDQFRALDLDRVKGAMRAATLVDLRNIYNPAEVRGRGFKYASIGRA; encoded by the coding sequence ATGCAAGTTGCCATGATCGGAACGGGCTATGTAGGCCTGGTGAGCGGAGCCTGCTTTGCAGACTTCGGTCATACCGTCACCTGCATCGACAAGGACGCCCGCAAGATCGAGCGTCTGCAGTCCGGCGGAATACCGATCTTTGAGCCAGGTCTCGAAAACCTGGTGGCCCAGAATGTCAGGGCCGGACGCCTGCACTTCACCACCGAGGCGGCCGACGCGGTGAAGAATGCAGAAGCCGTCTTCATCGCGGTCGGAACCCCTTCGCGTCGGGGCGATGGCCACGCAGACCTGTCCTATGTCTATGCGGTCGCCGAGGAAGTGGCTGACCTGATCGACGGCTTCACGGTCATTGTCACCAAGTCCACAGTGCCTGTGGGCACGGGCGACGAAATCGAGAAGATCATCAGGACTAGGCGCCCGGACGCCCAGTTCGCCGTGGTGTCCAATCCGGAATTCCTTCGGGAAGGCGCGGCCATCGAGGACTTCAAGCGCCCCGACCGGGTTGTCGTGGGCCTGGACGATGAGCGGGCCCGATCGGTCATGACCGAACTCTACCGCCCTCTCTATCTGAACGAGACGCCCATCGTCTTCACCTCGCGACGCACATCCGAGCTGATCAAGTACGCCGCCAACGCCTTCCTGGCCCTGAAGATCACCTTCATCAACGAGATGGCCGATCTCTGTGAAGCAGTCGGCGCCGACGTCCAGCAGGTGGCCAAGGGCATCGGCCTCGACAAGCGGATCGGCGGCAAGTTCCTGAATGCGGGCCCCGGCTATGGCGGCTCATGCTTTCCAAAGGACACCCTGGCCCTGGTGCGGACGGCCCGGGACGCCGGCAGTCCGACCCGGCTGATCGAGACCACGGTGGAAATCAACGACGCCCGCAAGAAGGCCATGGCGACCAAGGTCTCCGGCGCTGCAGACGGTGACCTTTCGGGCAAGGTGGTCGGCGTTCTGGGTCTGACCTTTAAACCCAATACCGACGACATGCGCGACGCCCCGGCCCTGGACATCATCCCGGCCCTGCAGGCGGCCGGCGCGAGTATTCAGGCCTACGACCCGGAGGGTATGGACGAGGCCCGTCACATGCTGCCCGCCGTCACCTTCAAGGACGACGCCTACGCAGCCGCCGACGGCGCCGACGTGCTGGTGATCATTACCGAATGGGATCAGTTCCGGGCGCTGGACCTGGACAGGGTCAAGGGCGCCATGCGCGCGGCGACCCTGGTCGACCTGCGCAACATCTACAACCCGGCCGAGGTTCGCGGCCGGGGCTTCAAATACGCGTCTATCGGCCGGGCCTAA
- a CDS encoding phosphomannomutase/phosphoglucomutase: MLSAPRAELAIQTPDFENYPLVKATGFREYDARWLFGAEINLLGVEALGLGLGTYIQELGQKRIVVGHDFRSYSLSIKQALTIGLVASGCEVLDIGLALSPTAYFAQFDLDAPCVAMVTASHNENGWTGVKMGAQKPLTFGPDEMGRLKDIVLGGKWTVRPGGSLTHVDGVAERYIADVGAKIALKRPLKVVCACGNGTAGAFAPDALRRMGVAEVIEMDCDLDWTFPRYNPNPEDHEMLHEMAKAVKEHGADLALGFDGDGDRCGVVDNTGEEIFADKIGLMLARDLSDLNKDATFIVDVKSTGLFATDPVLKANGAKTVYWKTGHSYIKRKTAEIGALAGFEKSGHFFFNAPFGRGYDCGLTAAAAVLAMLDRNPGKTLADLKAALPVAYTSLTMSPHCPDDQKYGVVQGVVEEYEALAKAGGTILGRKISEVITVNGVRVALEDGSWVLVRASSNKPEIVVVVESTRSEDDMRDLFHREVKPRLAKRPQVGAYNQEI, translated from the coding sequence ATGCTTTCCGCCCCCCGCGCCGAACTGGCGATACAGACGCCGGACTTCGAGAACTATCCCCTGGTGAAGGCCACAGGCTTCCGGGAATACGACGCCCGCTGGCTGTTCGGCGCCGAGATCAACCTGCTTGGCGTTGAAGCCCTGGGCCTGGGCCTGGGAACCTACATCCAGGAACTTGGCCAGAAGCGCATCGTGGTCGGCCACGACTTCCGCTCCTATTCCCTGTCCATCAAGCAGGCCCTGACCATCGGCCTGGTGGCCTCAGGCTGTGAAGTGCTGGATATCGGCCTTGCCCTTTCGCCCACCGCCTATTTCGCCCAGTTCGACCTGGACGCCCCCTGTGTGGCCATGGTCACCGCCAGCCACAACGAGAACGGTTGGACCGGTGTAAAGATGGGCGCCCAGAAGCCCCTGACCTTCGGCCCCGACGAGATGGGCCGGCTTAAGGATATCGTCCTCGGCGGCAAATGGACCGTCCGCCCGGGCGGCAGCCTGACCCACGTGGATGGTGTTGCTGAGCGCTATATCGCCGACGTCGGCGCCAAGATCGCCCTGAAGCGGCCCCTGAAGGTGGTCTGCGCCTGCGGGAACGGCACGGCGGGCGCCTTCGCCCCCGACGCCCTGCGCCGGATGGGGGTGGCCGAGGTGATCGAGATGGACTGCGATCTCGACTGGACCTTCCCGCGCTATAATCCCAACCCCGAAGACCACGAAATGCTGCACGAAATGGCCAAGGCCGTGAAAGAGCACGGCGCCGACCTGGCCCTGGGCTTTGACGGCGACGGCGACCGCTGCGGCGTGGTGGACAATACCGGCGAGGAGATTTTCGCCGACAAGATCGGCCTCATGCTGGCCCGGGACCTGTCGGACCTGAACAAGGACGCGACCTTCATTGTCGATGTGAAGTCCACCGGCCTGTTCGCCACCGATCCGGTGCTGAAGGCCAATGGCGCCAAGACCGTCTACTGGAAGACCGGGCACAGTTATATCAAGCGCAAGACCGCCGAGATCGGCGCCCTGGCCGGGTTCGAGAAGTCGGGCCACTTCTTCTTCAACGCTCCTTTCGGCCGCGGCTATGACTGCGGCCTGACGGCGGCGGCGGCGGTGCTGGCCATGCTGGACCGCAATCCCGGCAAGACCCTGGCCGACCTCAAGGCCGCCCTGCCAGTGGCTTACACATCCCTGACCATGTCCCCACACTGCCCCGACGATCAGAAGTACGGCGTCGTCCAGGGGGTAGTCGAAGAGTACGAGGCCCTGGCCAAGGCTGGCGGAACCATTCTCGGCCGGAAGATTTCCGAGGTCATCACGGTCAATGGCGTCCGGGTCGCCCTGGAAGACGGCTCATGGGTCCTGGTCCGCGCCTCGTCCAACAAACCCGAGATCGTTGTCGTTGTCGAAAGCACCCGCTCCGAAGACGACATGCGCGACCTCTTCCACAGGGAAGTTAAGCCCCGCCTGGCCAAGCGGCCTCAGGTCGGCGCCTACAACCAAGAAATCTGA
- the gpmA gene encoding phosphoglyceromutase (2,3-bisphosphoglycerate-dependent; catalyzes the interconversion of 2-phosphoglycerate to 3-phosphoglycerate) produces MPTLILLRHGQSRWNLEDKFTGWVDVDLTPEGEAQARKGGELIAAAGIQIDRAFTSVLTRAIRTLWLALTAAGQVYIPETKDWRLNERHYGGLTGLNKTETAAKHGADQVKVWRRSYDIPPPPMAADSEYDFSKDRRYAGAVLPVTESLKTTLERVEPYWNAEIAPKLAAGETVLVAAHGNSLRAIVKLLYSIADDAIVGVEIPTGNPLVIDLDAGLKPVAARYLDADRAEALPAI; encoded by the coding sequence TTGCCCACCCTGATCCTGCTGCGCCATGGCCAGAGCCGTTGGAACCTCGAAGACAAGTTCACCGGTTGGGTGGATGTGGACCTTACCCCCGAAGGGGAGGCCCAGGCGCGCAAGGGTGGCGAACTGATTGCGGCGGCGGGCATCCAGATCGACCGTGCCTTTACCTCCGTCCTGACCCGGGCCATCCGCACCCTCTGGCTGGCCCTGACGGCGGCTGGCCAGGTCTATATCCCGGAGACCAAGGACTGGCGTCTGAACGAGCGGCACTATGGCGGCCTGACCGGCCTCAACAAGACCGAGACGGCGGCCAAGCACGGCGCTGACCAGGTGAAGGTCTGGCGCCGGTCCTATGACATTCCGCCGCCGCCCATGGCTGCGGACAGCGAATACGACTTCAGCAAGGATCGCCGCTATGCCGGCGCCGTCCTGCCGGTGACCGAGAGCCTGAAGACCACCCTGGAGCGGGTCGAACCCTATTGGAACGCCGAGATCGCCCCGAAGCTGGCGGCGGGCGAAACCGTCCTCGTGGCCGCTCACGGCAATTCCCTGCGGGCCATCGTCAAGCTGCTCTACAGCATTGCCGACGACGCCATTGTCGGGGTCGAGATCCCGACGGGTAACCCGCTGGTGATCGATCTGGACGCCGGTCTGAAGCCCGTGGCGGCGCGCTATCTTGATGCAGACCGGGCCGAGGCCCTGCCCGCGATCTAG
- a CDS encoding phosphoglucosamine mutase, whose amino-acid sequence MSNRAYFGTDGIRGQANTHPMTAEVALRVGLAAGKLFMSRDDRRHMVVIGKDTRLSGYMVEPALVAGFASVGMDVRLLGPMPTPGVAMMTRSLRADLGVMISASHNAYTDNGIKLFGPSGYKLSDERELEIEALMDQSLQEGLARPTDLGRVSRVDDSQARYVEIAKATFPRRLNLSGLRVVIDCANGAAYKVAPTVLYELGAEVIPVGISPNGMNINEECGSTHPEAMIRAVKEYRADIGIALDGDADRLVICDERGQVVDGDQIMALIAGHWATRDRLNGGGIVATVYSNLGLERFMTARGLTLERTAVGDRSVMKRMREGGFNVGGEQSGHIILSDFSTTGDGLLAALQVLTVLKEGDKPMSALARQFEPVPQKMENVRFASGKPLETAPVKAAIAAAQEKLGTSGRLVVRASGTEPLIRVMVEADDEKLVSSVVKEISGAVKKAAA is encoded by the coding sequence ATGAGCAATCGCGCTTATTTCGGCACGGACGGCATTCGCGGCCAGGCCAATACCCACCCCATGACGGCTGAAGTGGCCCTGCGGGTCGGACTGGCGGCTGGCAAGCTCTTCATGTCCCGGGACGACCGCCGTCACATGGTGGTGATCGGCAAGGACACCCGCCTGTCCGGCTATATGGTCGAGCCAGCCCTGGTGGCCGGTTTCGCCAGCGTGGGCATGGATGTCCGCCTGCTGGGCCCCATGCCGACGCCCGGGGTGGCCATGATGACCCGGTCCCTGCGGGCTGATCTGGGGGTGATGATCTCGGCCTCGCACAACGCCTATACCGACAATGGCATCAAGCTGTTCGGACCCAGCGGCTACAAGCTGTCCGATGAGCGGGAGCTGGAAATCGAGGCCCTGATGGACCAGAGCCTGCAGGAGGGCCTCGCAAGGCCCACCGACCTCGGCCGGGTTTCCCGGGTGGACGACAGCCAGGCCCGCTATGTGGAAATCGCCAAGGCGACCTTCCCTCGACGCCTGAACCTTTCAGGTCTGCGCGTCGTGATCGATTGCGCCAATGGCGCGGCCTACAAGGTGGCGCCGACCGTACTTTATGAATTGGGCGCGGAGGTCATTCCGGTTGGCATTTCCCCCAACGGCATGAACATCAATGAAGAGTGCGGCTCCACCCATCCCGAGGCCATGATCCGGGCGGTGAAGGAGTATCGCGCCGACATTGGCATAGCCCTCGACGGCGATGCCGACCGCCTGGTGATCTGTGACGAGCGCGGCCAGGTGGTCGACGGCGACCAGATCATGGCCCTCATAGCCGGCCATTGGGCCACCAGGGACCGGCTGAACGGCGGCGGCATTGTCGCCACGGTCTATTCAAATCTTGGTCTTGAGCGGTTCATGACCGCCCGCGGCCTGACCCTGGAGCGCACCGCCGTCGGCGACCGTTCCGTCATGAAGCGCATGCGCGAAGGCGGCTTCAATGTGGGCGGCGAGCAGTCGGGCCACATCATCCTGTCGGACTTCTCCACAACGGGTGATGGCCTGCTGGCCGCCCTCCAGGTCCTGACCGTGCTCAAGGAGGGCGACAAGCCCATGAGTGCCCTGGCCCGCCAGTTCGAGCCCGTTCCCCAGAAGATGGAGAATGTCCGCTTCGCCTCGGGCAAGCCCCTGGAAACCGCTCCTGTGAAAGCTGCCATTGCGGCGGCCCAGGAGAAGCTGGGAACCTCGGGGAGGCTGGTGGTCCGGGCTTCGGGAACCGAGCCCCTGATCCGGGTCATGGTCGAGGCCGACGACGAAAAGCTGGTCTCTTCCGTGGTCAAGGAAATCTCGGGCGCCGTGAAAAAGGCGGCGGCCTAG
- a CDS encoding ABC transporter codes for MVDALVVRDLNKSFKTPAVRGLDLVVRTGELYALLGPNGAGKTTTLRMVAGLLAPDSGSISVFGIDVLKDPLAAKRVIAWAPDEPMLYDRLTPLEYLEFVAGLWSVPPALAASRAEDLLRTLGLWEDRNRRCEGFSRGMQQKAALAGALIHDPKLLILDEPLTGLDAAVARQVKDLLQARVAAGATVILTTHILEVAERMADRIGIIQGGKLLAEGTLDELRARTAGQGGTLEDVFLELTGNQGNLST; via the coding sequence ATGGTGGATGCCCTGGTCGTTCGCGACCTGAACAAGAGCTTCAAGACTCCGGCTGTGCGCGGCCTGGATCTGGTGGTCAGGACCGGGGAACTCTACGCCCTGCTGGGCCCCAATGGCGCCGGCAAGACCACAACCCTGCGCATGGTCGCCGGACTGTTGGCGCCGGACTCCGGATCAATCTCGGTCTTCGGCATTGATGTCCTCAAGGACCCCCTGGCCGCCAAGCGGGTCATTGCCTGGGCTCCTGACGAGCCCATGCTCTATGACCGCCTGACCCCGCTGGAATATCTGGAGTTCGTCGCCGGCCTCTGGAGTGTCCCGCCGGCCCTTGCAGCGAGCCGGGCTGAAGACCTCCTGCGAACCCTTGGCCTCTGGGAGGATCGCAATCGCCGGTGCGAGGGATTTTCCCGGGGCATGCAGCAGAAGGCCGCCCTGGCGGGCGCCCTGATCCACGACCCCAAGCTGCTGATCCTCGATGAGCCCCTCACCGGCCTGGACGCCGCCGTCGCCCGTCAGGTCAAGGACCTGCTGCAGGCCAGGGTCGCCGCCGGCGCCACCGTCATACTGACCACCCACATACTGGAGGTCGCCGAGCGCATGGCCGACCGGATCGGCATCATCCAGGGCGGCAAGCTGCTGGCCGAAGGCACACTGGACGAGCTTCGCGCCAGGACAGCCGGTCAGGGCGGCACCCTGGAAGACGTCTTCCTGGAACTCACCGGCAACCAAGGGAACCTCAGCACTTGA
- a CDS encoding KpsF/GutQ family sugar-phosphate isomerase, with protein sequence MSDFDAIAVGRRVLAAEADALQLQASALGEAFAQAVDVLAGARGRIICTGVGKSGHVARKIAATFASTGAPAHFVHANEASHGDLGMIGQDDVVLALSKSGEVRELADILAYAKRFQIPVIALTASADSALGRAADIQLLLAEAAEATGDVNAPTTSTTLQIALGDALAVALLERRGFTAKDFKTFHPGGKLGAMLRTVGDLMHGADELPLIGPDAPMSQALLVMTEKRFGIVGVQGPDGRLIGVITDGDLRRHMDGLMSRTAGEVMTPGPNKIVSPRQLASEALAMMADPPPSVHMLFVVDEGNPVGILHVHDLLRAGVM encoded by the coding sequence ATGAGCGACTTCGACGCCATAGCCGTCGGACGCCGGGTGCTGGCCGCCGAGGCCGACGCCCTGCAACTCCAGGCGAGCGCCCTGGGTGAAGCCTTTGCCCAGGCCGTTGACGTCCTGGCAGGGGCCAGGGGCCGGATCATCTGCACTGGTGTTGGCAAGTCCGGGCATGTGGCGCGCAAGATCGCCGCGACCTTCGCCTCTACCGGCGCCCCCGCCCACTTTGTCCACGCCAATGAGGCCAGCCATGGCGATCTGGGCATGATCGGACAGGACGATGTGGTCCTGGCCCTGTCCAAGTCCGGTGAAGTGCGGGAACTGGCCGATATCCTGGCCTATGCCAAGCGGTTCCAGATCCCGGTGATCGCCCTGACAGCATCGGCCGACAGCGCCCTGGGCCGGGCGGCTGACATCCAGCTCCTGCTGGCCGAAGCGGCCGAAGCCACGGGCGACGTCAATGCGCCCACCACCTCGACCACCCTGCAGATCGCCCTGGGCGACGCCCTGGCCGTCGCCCTGCTGGAAAGGCGCGGTTTTACCGCCAAGGACTTCAAGACCTTCCACCCCGGCGGCAAGCTGGGCGCCATGCTCCGCACAGTCGGCGACCTGATGCACGGCGCTGACGAACTTCCGCTGATCGGTCCGGACGCGCCCATGTCCCAGGCCCTGCTGGTCATGACAGAGAAGCGCTTCGGCATTGTTGGCGTTCAGGGGCCGGACGGACGCCTGATCGGCGTCATCACCGACGGCGACCTGCGCCGTCACATGGACGGCCTGATGTCGCGGACCGCCGGCGAAGTGATGACTCCAGGCCCGAACAAGATCGTCTCGCCCCGGCAGCTGGCTTCTGAAGCCCTGGCCATGATGGCCGATCCGCCCCCCAGCGTTCATATGCTGTTTGTGGTCGATGAGGGGAACCCCGTCGGCATACTGCACGTTCACGACCTGCTGCGCGCAGGGGTCATGTAA
- a CDS encoding N-acetyltransferase, whose translation MEIVAFDSLDESQLDKAADILRAALDGPSYKGIGEAEAQVLTFLQRPERFALAAVECERVLGWVGGVRGYSHALELHPLVVDPDLQRQGIGSALVSALQDRAIAEGFLTLHLGTDDWVGGTSLSGAPLFPDVLQKLGQVQPQGDGHAYFFYLKLGFEPVGVLPDANGPGLPDILMAKPLVEIASTNS comes from the coding sequence ATGGAGATTGTCGCCTTCGACAGTCTCGACGAGAGCCAGCTGGACAAGGCCGCAGACATACTGAGGGCAGCTCTGGACGGTCCCTCATACAAGGGGATCGGCGAGGCCGAAGCGCAGGTCCTGACCTTCCTGCAGCGACCGGAACGGTTTGCCCTGGCGGCCGTTGAATGCGAGCGCGTCCTTGGCTGGGTCGGCGGGGTGAGGGGATACTCCCATGCCCTCGAGCTCCATCCCCTGGTTGTTGATCCGGACCTTCAGAGACAGGGAATCGGCTCGGCCCTTGTGAGCGCCTTGCAGGACCGCGCCATCGCCGAGGGCTTTCTGACCCTGCATCTGGGAACTGACGACTGGGTGGGCGGGACGAGTCTGAGCGGCGCTCCACTGTTTCCCGACGTTCTACAGAAGCTCGGGCAGGTTCAGCCGCAGGGCGATGGGCACGCCTATTTCTTCTATCTGAAGCTGGGCTTTGAACCGGTCGGCGTCCTGCCCGACGCCAATGGCCCGGGCCTACCGGACATTCTCATGGCAAAGCCGCTGGTGGAGATAGCCTCCACAAACTCGTGA